In the genome of Chrysemys picta bellii isolate R12L10 chromosome 19, ASM1138683v2, whole genome shotgun sequence, one region contains:
- the RILP gene encoding rab-interacting lysosomal protein, with the protein MEEPLWRTPAGRLAPEHVYRMAGALGAELQRLSGRFGPEAVAGLVPQVVRLLELLEALAGPPGAESGCRDPAETLLRTGPSLRGERRREEAAAPGAEDLEQKLSEAQRKEHVLQNRLAQLEEENQKLLAQLAESHSQEDSTLRKEREVMLRLKEVVDKQRDEIRAQAHEIVCKNHDTEALQEQLNRFMSMNEDLRHKLAVVQVQLKSSLEKKEDLETMVLENQREIDRLTRAASGASPRLNMDGAAAPVEELQHQDWGRNSAPSCFCKEELKQILQERNELKTSLFLVQEELAYYQRELLNDERIPSFLLEAMKSTIKKQRKKIRAKMLGTVEEPASSDEDESADCVDSQPRESKIKSFFGLWYHSSSKDPPNPGCSGVWEIIDSQDVHFEQEEENKPTHGSPDRVVPPP; encoded by the exons ATGGAGGAGCCGCTGTGGCGGACACCAGCCGGCCGCCTGGCCCCGGAGCACGTGTACCGCATGGCCGGGGCGCTGGGGGCCGAGCTGCAGCGGCTCTCGGGGCGCTTCGGGCCGGAGGCGGTGGCCGGGCTGGTGCCGCAGGTGGTGCGGCTGCTGGAGTTGCTGGAGGCGCTGGCGGGCCCGCCTGGGGCTGAGTCCGGCTGCCGCGACCCGGCCGAGACGCTGCTGCGGACGGGGCCGAGCCTGCGCGGGGAGCGGCGGCGAGAGGAGGCGGCGGCCCCCGGGGCTGAG GACCTGGAGCAGAAGTTGTCTGAAGCTCAGAGGAAAGAGCATGTTCTCCAGAACCGGTTGGCCCAGCTGGAGGAAGAAAACCAAAAGCTTCTGGCACAACTTGCAGAAAGCCACTCCCAGGAAG ACAGCACTTTACGGAAGGAGAGAGAAGTGATGCTGCGGTTGAAGGAGGTGGTGGACAAGCAGAGGGATGAGATTCGGGCCCAAGCCCACGAGATAGTCTGCAAGAACCATGACACAGAGGCG CTGCAGGAGCAGTTAAATCGTTTCATGTCCATGAATGAGGACCTGCGTCATAAACTGGCTGTGGTCCAGGTTCAGCTCAAGAGTTCTCTGGAGAAGAAGGAGGATTTGGAGACCATGGTGCTGGAAAATCAGAGGGAAATTGACAGACTGACCAGGGCTGCATCTGGAGCATCCCCCAGGCTCAATATG GATGGAGCAGCAGCACCCGTGGAGGAGCTGCAGCACCAAGACTGGGGGAGGAACTCTGCTCCGAGCTGCTTCTGTAAAGAAGAGTTGAAGCAAATCCTGCAGGAGCGGAATGAGCTCAAGACCAGTCTGTTCTTGGTGCAGGAGGAGCTGGCCTATTACCAACG GGAGCTGCTGAATGATGAGCGAATCCCAAGCTTCCTGCTGGAGGCCATGAAATCCACCATCAAAAAACAGCGGAAAAAAATCCGAGCCAAGATGTTGGGGACTGTGGAGGAGCCAGCAAGCAG TGATGAAGATGAGAGTGCAGATTGTGTGGACTCTCAGCCACGTGAATCCAAAATCAAGAGCTT TTTTGGTCTGTGGTatcacagcagcagcaaagacccCCCCAACCCAGGCTGCTCAGGAGTGTGGGAAATCATTGACTCACAGGATGTGCATTTtgagcaggaggaagagaacaAACCCACACATGGCTCCCCTGACAGAGTGGTGCCTCCTCCCTGA
- the SCARF1 gene encoding scavenger receptor class F member 1 isoform X2 encodes MAQLLLLLLCLHFWPWIGSSAQELDPNGKNVCKATSLSAGLVCCRGWKQEGRDCTAGCPDQYWGSDCKKSCSCHPNGKCDPVSGQCTCNANRWGVLCEFPCQCGPHGHCNTRTGACHCEPGWWGPNCKKQCLCRVAGSHCDPVSGQCVCTQGWWGRRCSLRCNCHLSPCAQDSGRCECRAGFWGPLCQHHCDCLHGNCNPLDGHCSCNPGYQGRSCGDPCLAGYYGSQCRYSCGHCKQSQPCSPVDGFCLACDSGWNGTLCKKLCTPGYHGENCAQMCPSCRKGETCHPETGACLNCDPGKTGPSCDAPCPAGTFGDGCRFTCPDCVNGSCDPVAGECICQAGYWGTSCNETCPEGFFGANCSSPCHTHSGDCVLRSKHQGALIAGILIPLLLLLLCVTCCCCCCGTSQLDARDRMAVADGDAVSRMKHHVQGVLANLSSMLPCLSLSGYKLPRVTVSHHDTEIPFNPSFIEPPSAAWASDSSFSSSFDTDDEGPAYCVPAREDVPAVAGFELQEGSSKCHEFPDASAFNSEDVSQPFTIPRTSSIARAKRPSVSFAEGTKFGPQCQRGPMETPNTTRKPKAPWGLTKLPSHQHHADPEEGPQQGGSPGDCYENPEPISEAEDSHRPSPRGTPGGHRMAVSSGSHVAQRVEALESALNPNTLDVRGKEQNVTTIYVTVGTAGKSSKPNESANGSREGTVQAVLKRLGSFQRVKRAFREEPMMRKSTESIQKPPRRALGPQRDSRDLFPQPAPPHKDSSKTTGLEPCESPVLLTDRHQIDVPVKREPLIPTSPIFERLVAQEGEDGVTGDPKKSESLEEARSLETNEQTVVEEEPKYENVSPNRCPSDEPPATSPDCAANT; translated from the exons ATGGCGCAGCTGCTGTTGTTACTCTTGTGTCTCCATTTCTGGCCATGGATTGGGAGCTCTGCTCAAGAGCTGGACCCTAATGGGAAGAATGTGTGCAAGGCCACCAG cctctctgCAGGTCTGGTCTGCTGCCGAGGTTGGAAACAGGAAGGCAGGGACTGCACAGCTG GCTGCCCTGACCAGTACTGGGGCTCGGACTGCAAGAAGAGCTGTTCATGCCATCCCAATGGGAAGTGTGACCCTGTGAGCGGCCAGTGCACTTGCAATGCCAACCGCTGGGGAGTGCTCTGCGAGTTCCCATGCCAGTGTGGGCCTCATGGCCACTGCAACACCCGCACTGGAGCCTGTCACTGTGAGCCAGGCTGGTGGGGACCGAACTGCAAGAAGCAGTGTCTGTGCAGGGTGGCCGGCTCCCACTGTGACCCTGTCTCAGGGCAGTGCGTCTGCACCCAGGGCTGGTGGGGCAGGAGATGCAGCTTGAGATGCAACTGCCACCTCTCACCCTGTGCCCAAGACTCAGGCAGGTGTGAGTGCAGGGCTGGGTTTTGGGGGCCATTGTGCCAACATCATTGTGACTGCCTGCATGGGAACTGCAACCCTCTTGATGGGCATTGCAGCTGCAATCCTGGCTAtcagggcaggagctgtggggatcCCTGTCTTGCCGGTTATTACGGATCTCAGTGCAGATACAG CTGTGGGCACTGcaagcagagccagccctgctctcctgTGGATGGGTTCTGCCTGGCATGTGACTCTGGCTGGAACGGTACCCTCTGTAAGAAGTTGTGCACGCCTGGATACCATGGGGAGAACTGTGCACAGATGTGTCCCAGCTGTCGAAAAGGGGAGACCTGTCATCCAGAGACAGGGGCTTGCTTGAACTGTGACCCTGGCAAGACAGGACCCAG CTGTGACGCACCCTGCCCTGCTGGAACATTTGGAGATGGATGCCGGTTCACCTGTCCAGACTGTGTTAATGGGAGCTGTGATCCAGTGGCTGGGGAGTGTATCTGCCAGGCTGGCTATTGGGGCACCAG CTGCAATGAGACCTGCCCAGAGGGTTTTTTTGGAGCGAACTGTtcttccccctgccacacacactctGGGGACTGTGTGCTCA GATCAAAGCACCAGGGAGCCCTGATAGCTGGCATTCTCATCCCATTACTCCTCCTATTACTCTGTGTCAcctgctgttgctgttgctgtGGAACCAGCCAGTTGGATGCCAGAGACAG GATGGCTGTTGCTGATGGTGATGCGGTCTCCAGAATGAAACATCatgtgcagggggtgctggcaaATCTCAGCTCCATGTTACCTTGCCTCTCACTGAGTGGCTACAAACTCCCCCGAGTCACAG TCTCCCACCATGACACAGAGATTCCCTTCAATCCCAGCTTCATTGAACCGCCTTCTGCTGCCTGGGCCTCAGAcagctccttctcctcttcctttgaCACGGACGATGAGGGCCCAGCCTACTGTGTCCCTGCCAGAGAAG ATGTTCCTGCAGTGGCAGGCTTTGAGCTTCAGGAAGGCAGCTCCAAGTGTCATGAATTTCCTGACGCATCAGCATTTAACTCCGAGGACGTCTCCCAGCCTTTCACCATCCCCCGCACATCCAGCATTGCCAGAGCCAAGAGGCCCTCGGTGTCTTTTGCAGAAGGAACTAaatttggccctcagtgtcaaAGAGGTCCCATGGAGACACCAAATACCACTCGGAAGCCCAAAGCCCCCTGGGGTCTCACCAAACTTCCCTCTCACCAGCACCATGCTGACCCAGAGGAGGGGCCCCAGCAGGGTGGGTCGCCAGGTGACTGTTACGAAAACCCAGAGCCCATCTCCGAGGCTGAGGATAGCCACCGGCCCTCCCCCAGGGGTACCCCAGGAGGCCATAGGATGGCAGTGTCCAGTGGCAGTCATGTGGCCCAGAGAGTCGAGGCCCTTGAGTCAGCTTTGAATCCAAACACTTTGGATGTTAGGGGGAAGGAGCAGAATGTCACAACCATTTACGTGACTGTGGGGACAGCAGGGAAATCCTCCAAGCCCAATGAGAGTGCCAATGGAAGCAGAGAGGGGACAGTTCAGGCTGTACTGAAACGTTTGGGTAGCTTCCAGAGAGTAAAAAGGGCTTTCAGGGAGGAGCCCATGATGAGGAAAAGTACTGAGAGCATCCAGAAACCTCCCCGCAGGGCCCTGGGCCCACAGAGGGACTCCAGAGACCtgttcccccagccagcccctccacACAAGGACAGCTCCAAGACAACAGGTCTGGAGCCCTGTGAGTCACCTGTGCTCCTTACAGATAGACACCAGATAGATGTTCCTGTGAAGAGAGAACCTCTCATCCCCACATCTCCTATATTTGAAAGACTAGTGGCTCAGGAAGGAGAAGATGGGGTTACAGGGGACCCCAAGAAGAGTGAAAGTCTTGAAGAGGCCAGAAGCCTAGAAACAAATGAACAGACTGTTGTTGAGGAGGAACCCAAATATGAAAATGTGTCTCCAAATCGCTGTCCTTCAGACGAgcctcctgccacctcccctgaCTGTGCGGCCAACACCTGA
- the SCARF1 gene encoding scavenger receptor class F member 1 isoform X1 — protein sequence MAQLLLLLLCLHFWPWIGSSAQELDPNGKNVCKATSLSAGLVCCRGWKQEGRDCTAALCEGEDACKVDEVCVRPGICLCKPGFFGANCNSRCPDQYWGSDCKKSCSCHPNGKCDPVSGQCTCNANRWGVLCEFPCQCGPHGHCNTRTGACHCEPGWWGPNCKKQCLCRVAGSHCDPVSGQCVCTQGWWGRRCSLRCNCHLSPCAQDSGRCECRAGFWGPLCQHHCDCLHGNCNPLDGHCSCNPGYQGRSCGDPCLAGYYGSQCRYSCGHCKQSQPCSPVDGFCLACDSGWNGTLCKKLCTPGYHGENCAQMCPSCRKGETCHPETGACLNCDPGKTGPSCDAPCPAGTFGDGCRFTCPDCVNGSCDPVAGECICQAGYWGTSCNETCPEGFFGANCSSPCHTHSGDCVLRSKHQGALIAGILIPLLLLLLCVTCCCCCCGTSQLDARDRMAVADGDAVSRMKHHVQGVLANLSSMLPCLSLSGYKLPRVTVSHHDTEIPFNPSFIEPPSAAWASDSSFSSSFDTDDEGPAYCVPAREDVPAVAGFELQEGSSKCHEFPDASAFNSEDVSQPFTIPRTSSIARAKRPSVSFAEGTKFGPQCQRGPMETPNTTRKPKAPWGLTKLPSHQHHADPEEGPQQGGSPGDCYENPEPISEAEDSHRPSPRGTPGGHRMAVSSGSHVAQRVEALESALNPNTLDVRGKEQNVTTIYVTVGTAGKSSKPNESANGSREGTVQAVLKRLGSFQRVKRAFREEPMMRKSTESIQKPPRRALGPQRDSRDLFPQPAPPHKDSSKTTGLEPCESPVLLTDRHQIDVPVKREPLIPTSPIFERLVAQEGEDGVTGDPKKSESLEEARSLETNEQTVVEEEPKYENVSPNRCPSDEPPATSPDCAANT from the exons ATGGCGCAGCTGCTGTTGTTACTCTTGTGTCTCCATTTCTGGCCATGGATTGGGAGCTCTGCTCAAGAGCTGGACCCTAATGGGAAGAATGTGTGCAAGGCCACCAG cctctctgCAGGTCTGGTCTGCTGCCGAGGTTGGAAACAGGAAGGCAGGGACTGCACAGCTG CGCTGTGTGAAGGGGAGGATGCTTGCAAGGTGGATGAAGTGTGTGTGAGACCTGGGATCTGCCTCTGCAAACCTGGTTTCTTTGGAGCCAACTGCAACTCCC GCTGCCCTGACCAGTACTGGGGCTCGGACTGCAAGAAGAGCTGTTCATGCCATCCCAATGGGAAGTGTGACCCTGTGAGCGGCCAGTGCACTTGCAATGCCAACCGCTGGGGAGTGCTCTGCGAGTTCCCATGCCAGTGTGGGCCTCATGGCCACTGCAACACCCGCACTGGAGCCTGTCACTGTGAGCCAGGCTGGTGGGGACCGAACTGCAAGAAGCAGTGTCTGTGCAGGGTGGCCGGCTCCCACTGTGACCCTGTCTCAGGGCAGTGCGTCTGCACCCAGGGCTGGTGGGGCAGGAGATGCAGCTTGAGATGCAACTGCCACCTCTCACCCTGTGCCCAAGACTCAGGCAGGTGTGAGTGCAGGGCTGGGTTTTGGGGGCCATTGTGCCAACATCATTGTGACTGCCTGCATGGGAACTGCAACCCTCTTGATGGGCATTGCAGCTGCAATCCTGGCTAtcagggcaggagctgtggggatcCCTGTCTTGCCGGTTATTACGGATCTCAGTGCAGATACAG CTGTGGGCACTGcaagcagagccagccctgctctcctgTGGATGGGTTCTGCCTGGCATGTGACTCTGGCTGGAACGGTACCCTCTGTAAGAAGTTGTGCACGCCTGGATACCATGGGGAGAACTGTGCACAGATGTGTCCCAGCTGTCGAAAAGGGGAGACCTGTCATCCAGAGACAGGGGCTTGCTTGAACTGTGACCCTGGCAAGACAGGACCCAG CTGTGACGCACCCTGCCCTGCTGGAACATTTGGAGATGGATGCCGGTTCACCTGTCCAGACTGTGTTAATGGGAGCTGTGATCCAGTGGCTGGGGAGTGTATCTGCCAGGCTGGCTATTGGGGCACCAG CTGCAATGAGACCTGCCCAGAGGGTTTTTTTGGAGCGAACTGTtcttccccctgccacacacactctGGGGACTGTGTGCTCA GATCAAAGCACCAGGGAGCCCTGATAGCTGGCATTCTCATCCCATTACTCCTCCTATTACTCTGTGTCAcctgctgttgctgttgctgtGGAACCAGCCAGTTGGATGCCAGAGACAG GATGGCTGTTGCTGATGGTGATGCGGTCTCCAGAATGAAACATCatgtgcagggggtgctggcaaATCTCAGCTCCATGTTACCTTGCCTCTCACTGAGTGGCTACAAACTCCCCCGAGTCACAG TCTCCCACCATGACACAGAGATTCCCTTCAATCCCAGCTTCATTGAACCGCCTTCTGCTGCCTGGGCCTCAGAcagctccttctcctcttcctttgaCACGGACGATGAGGGCCCAGCCTACTGTGTCCCTGCCAGAGAAG ATGTTCCTGCAGTGGCAGGCTTTGAGCTTCAGGAAGGCAGCTCCAAGTGTCATGAATTTCCTGACGCATCAGCATTTAACTCCGAGGACGTCTCCCAGCCTTTCACCATCCCCCGCACATCCAGCATTGCCAGAGCCAAGAGGCCCTCGGTGTCTTTTGCAGAAGGAACTAaatttggccctcagtgtcaaAGAGGTCCCATGGAGACACCAAATACCACTCGGAAGCCCAAAGCCCCCTGGGGTCTCACCAAACTTCCCTCTCACCAGCACCATGCTGACCCAGAGGAGGGGCCCCAGCAGGGTGGGTCGCCAGGTGACTGTTACGAAAACCCAGAGCCCATCTCCGAGGCTGAGGATAGCCACCGGCCCTCCCCCAGGGGTACCCCAGGAGGCCATAGGATGGCAGTGTCCAGTGGCAGTCATGTGGCCCAGAGAGTCGAGGCCCTTGAGTCAGCTTTGAATCCAAACACTTTGGATGTTAGGGGGAAGGAGCAGAATGTCACAACCATTTACGTGACTGTGGGGACAGCAGGGAAATCCTCCAAGCCCAATGAGAGTGCCAATGGAAGCAGAGAGGGGACAGTTCAGGCTGTACTGAAACGTTTGGGTAGCTTCCAGAGAGTAAAAAGGGCTTTCAGGGAGGAGCCCATGATGAGGAAAAGTACTGAGAGCATCCAGAAACCTCCCCGCAGGGCCCTGGGCCCACAGAGGGACTCCAGAGACCtgttcccccagccagcccctccacACAAGGACAGCTCCAAGACAACAGGTCTGGAGCCCTGTGAGTCACCTGTGCTCCTTACAGATAGACACCAGATAGATGTTCCTGTGAAGAGAGAACCTCTCATCCCCACATCTCCTATATTTGAAAGACTAGTGGCTCAGGAAGGAGAAGATGGGGTTACAGGGGACCCCAAGAAGAGTGAAAGTCTTGAAGAGGCCAGAAGCCTAGAAACAAATGAACAGACTGTTGTTGAGGAGGAACCCAAATATGAAAATGTGTCTCCAAATCGCTGTCCTTCAGACGAgcctcctgccacctcccctgaCTGTGCGGCCAACACCTGA